cggacttcgatgctcccccgccaagtcggagcttctgctttacagaaaagagaagggagggagacccaaagattggaagccagtttccgaaagcagcatcagtcttcgtacttgtgacgggggggtgatacccagggtcgacgttattcgggtcctcggcatgtttgtcgaattcaacggcgggaacggaacggctctccgcaagatcatcgcaaagaccgacaacgctttccgcctcgttcgcagaatagcaaaccggcaccgaggaatgaaggaaaacaatctcctcaggcttatcaatgccttcgtgctatgtcactttacgtacacaatttctatgcacaactggctcagagcggagcgagacaagctcaacgctctcatccgcaaagtggtcaagagggctctggggctacccatcaggacccataccgaggatctcctcaagctgggggtgcataacactgccgaggagattgccgaggcccaagaacgtgcgcaactcactcgcctgagcaccacagcggcaggtaaacacatcctcgaagagttgggttaccaccctgcgggattcccgatggtcagtaccccgatccctaggtgcattcgagacaagttcgaagtggcccctgtgccccgaaacgtccatccggtccataacgagggcagacgcaaggcccgagcagcagccatcctcaaacagataaagcaacgagacattagagcaagcttcgtcgacgccgcggagtacagcgatgggaagacctttgccatcgttgtggtcgactccagcggcaagatttctaattgcgcctccattcgcacttcagatcccggagtcgccgagcaagccgccatcgccctcgccctgctagacggtcgtgggtccgagatatacagcgattccaaaacggcagttagggcttttcagaagggttgcatcgccaagcaagctgctcgtcttcttagcaactcgaatcgatatgctctcacgcatcattcaatccactggtttccagctcacgtagggtcggtcgagggtgctccccagaacctgaatgagtctgctcacgaggctgcgcgtgacctcaccgaccgcgcttcctctgcaagaagcaccgactcccctcctccctacggccacagggacgctcccgctactcataacgagattattaaattcttctacatgtctagaagggtctttccaccccctcaccccaggttgaatagggcgcaagccgtttctcttaggcttctgcagactagtacgtatccgtgtctgtccgttctccacgaggcttacccggacgtgtatcgcgacgacgcctgcccctcctgcgggcagacctctactctagcgcacatgctgtgggagtgcgggtcgacataccctaagttcatcaaggaggagtgggactcgcttctgcgtagccccgctctggaaaagcaaatcctggctgtccggcgtgcccgcgaccgggccggtgggctagacctgccggtcccgacgtgggactagccgggtgcgcgacgagttcgcgtcctcgccggacctacaataaatgtttcttcttcACTCACTTGACACGTGTCTGTGCCCTAGAGAAAACCGATAGCTTTCGCCTTCATGATTATTGCACCAGTCCGCAACAAAATGTCCAGAAGCCAATGACCCGTATATGAACCCCCTTTGTTCCCGTATTAGGAAAGTATTTCGTACGCAATAGCTGTTCGTAGAAACATATATTGGCCAATAGTGGTTGTTGGCATGATAGTTGCGGAAACGGCAAGCTAGCGAGAAACGCTTCTTACgaacgagaagctttgtgaatgGGGCCTTCGTGACCTGCACTCACTGTGAAGTTGGTGCGCTATAAAGCAGTTCCTAAGAACAGGCATCGGCCATTTGTTACACTGAACATACTATTAGTGAAGGCGGCCAGTCAGTGACAACAGTTTGTCATTGCGAACTAAATCTTTTGTGAAATCTACCCCGGATTCATGAAGCAATTTTTGTGTGCAAAACGGTTCATTAGAGCGAGCGTCGGTATGTGTGGTAGCAAAATCGCGCCGGCCTGCGATTTAGTGGGCACCCTCACTGTCTTCTCGCGGGCGAGTCACTCATGGCTGCCAAAACATGCTAATGAGGCGATAGCCATAGTTATGGTTAACCAATAAGTGCTTGTGACGTAAGGTAATTTTATGCATCCGCCTCGCTATCATGACTGACCGGCGCCGGTTCTTATGAGTTGTTCTTGCACAACAACGACACTAAATACGAGACCAGGAACACATCGAACGCTAATATTTGAAACTGACTTTGCTGTAGAGACAATGCATAACCGAGATGTACAGGTGGGAGTTCAGATAATTTCGCGTGAAATTCTCGCACAGCGCTCGCCGAGGTCTCGCAGCGATCTTGCAGGTCCTCTGTCAGAAATGTCGCAGAGACAACGGTCGTACGTCATAAGCAAAACAGTCGTGTATAAGATGCGTGCAGTTCGCTTCATTAAGATTAAAAGACTAATGTTTCCAATTGATATTAGTCATGAAAGTGGCACTTTGTCTATTTACTTCTCATTTTATTCACTCACATCTACtcgtctaaagaaaaaaaaaagcgctgtctATCCGTCTATGCCGTTGTTTTTAAATATACAtagtgactgaaaaaaaaatcgaacgcCGGAGTGCCTGactttttctttggcaagtatgtaCTAAGGAAGTaggcagagggagagagagaaaacatttatttggaccatcgaggtcgttgctcttgaggtcgagtggttGGTGTCTTCATTTCAGGAGTCCGCTGGTCATGGCTGCTCGCCGTACTTGCTGAACGAGAgattcttgtcccgccagggtatcgccggtcatcTGTACCTCCCACTGTTCAAATGAAGCTTGCCATCGGCAGAATTGTCACTACTTGTAGTACACTCGTCCTAAAGATACGTCCATCCACGTTAGCGGGAACGTGCAATTCgtgacgaagaagaagcagagaagaagaagaaagacccACGAGCGTAGTGTGGGCGTGTTCGGTGTCAGCTGCTCAGCGGACACGGCAAAGACATGGCGGACCAGGCTTCGTCAGGACCGCGTGGAGCCGCGGCTGGCGGCTTCGCGGCGTCCGGCGGCAGCGTGCGACCACTCAAGGCAGCTTTGATGGCCATCTTCTCCTTGTCCCTGGCGCTGGCAATCGCCCTAGTAGTCGTCTTCACAGTAAAGAACATTCACAGGCCCAAGTTTCacggcgagttccaggcggcgcaCCTATTCTCGTGGCAGCGGCAACGCTCGGGATTCATCTACACATGTACCTCGGAGCACTGCCTCAAGGAGGGCGAGCAGCTTCAGAAGCACGTAGCCTGGACGCTGGACCCGTGCGAAGACTTTTACGACTACGTTTGCTCCAGCACAAAGCCGGCGTCATCGGTGCGCAAATCGGCCGTTCGGCACTTTTTGCGTGAGATTCATGACGTCATCGACAAGTACTCGCGTCTGGGTTGGCTTAAACGGACTCGACTAACCGCTCAGGTGTCGTCCTTCTACAAGGCCTGTAAGAACGGCCATTACAACTCCGTTCCAGCACAAATGGAGCAGACacttgaatttctcaagctgTCTGGGAAAGACGCAAACCTCGAAGAGGGTCTTGCCTCACTGGTCAGAATCCTGCAGGTATTCCCACTTGTGCACGTATCCGTGACGAACAAGGCCAAGAACAGTCGGGAATGCATCGTGCTTAGGAGGCCTAGATCATTTGACGGTGACCACATATTTGACATCCCTAAGGCCTTCTCGAAGAAGTATGTCCCTTTTGTCAAAGGTCTTCTCGGTTCCGAGCAGGCGGCACAAAACGTTAGAGAAGTCGACATTTTTCTCAAGAAATTCTCGGGTTTGTGGAGCGAGGGCTACCAGAAAATATCCGAGTACGAAACAACTACGATTGACGACCTCAGGGCGAACGGTTTGGACTGGAAGAAATTCTTGTTCAAGCTAATCGAGTCTGCACAAAAGGACCACTGCGTCGTCATTAGGTCCCCAGATTACTTCAAGCATCTTGACAAGATGCTCCAAAAGTTCACCACTACTCAAGTCAGTGACTTCGTTAAGTACAGCGCAGTTCTCCATCTGTATCCCTTCGTGAAGCTTCAACAGTCTGTCTCGACAGCGGCCTTTCAAAACACCAGCCGGGAGATCTGCTCGCTGCTAACTTACAGAGTATTCAACTACGTTTTCGTCAGACATTTCAACTCAACTGTGCGCCTCGATGTCATCACGAGTGCTGGAATGAAAGAAGCCATCTTACGGAACTCTTACAGGTGAGTCAGAAGGCGAAGCACGGCACAGCTTTTTAGTGAGCACTACAATTAACAGTAGCCGCGTACGAGCCTCAGTTACTTACGTGGATGAATTATGCACTTTTGTTAAAGCACGGTGTTGAACCAGAGAAAGAAGAAGGATGCGATCGAGCAGGTTAATAAATCTACTCTATGTATAGTTTGTTGAATGTCGCCAACAAAAGCGCAGTCCACCCTCTATGCCTAAATCACGCATGAGGTAATTTGGGAGCCTAACCTCAAATTTCGAGATTACGACGTTTTGTCTAAATTCAATGTCCTGTATGGGATCACAGTTAGGTTGAGTGTAGATGCTAACTGCACAGTCGACAAAGCACATTTCGTTCGTGCAAGCTCAGTGTTCCGATTACGCCCGAACAACATGTTAGCCAGTCTGTGTCATGCTACAACTCTCCTGATAATTACGTAGTCAATGTTCTGCTTAAATTTTCACCAGACAAACAGCAAGTGCTCCAATAAGGGACATTTGTATATTTTCCATTAGTTACATTGTTTTGATAATTATTTGCCCTTGTTGGTGGTTGGTGCCCCGTCGCTTGTGCAGTAAAGTTCGTGCCGTACTCCAGAAATTTCTCACTTATACCGTGTGTTTCAGCGAAGAC
This Dermacentor albipictus isolate Rhodes 1998 colony chromosome 1, USDA_Dalb.pri_finalv2, whole genome shotgun sequence DNA region includes the following protein-coding sequences:
- the LOC135909418 gene encoding neprilysin-1-like, coding for MADQASSGPRGAAAGGFAASGGSVRPLKAALMAIFSLSLALAIALVVVFTVKNIHRPKFHGEFQAAHLFSWQRQRSGFIYTCTSEHCLKEGEQLQKHVAWTLDPCEDFYDYVCSSTKPASSVRKSAVRHFLREIHDVIDKYSRLGWLKRTRLTAQVSSFYKACKNGHYNSVPAQMEQTLEFLKLSGKDANLEEGLASLVRILQVFPLVHVSVTNKAKNSRECIVLRRPRSFDGDHIFDIPKAFSKKYVPFVKGLLGSEQAAQNVREVDIFLKKFSGLWSEGYQKISEYETTTIDDLRANGLDWKKFLFKLIESAQKDHCVVIRSPDYFKHLDKMLQKFTTTQVSDFVKYSAVLHLYPFVKLQQSVSTAAFQNTSREICSLLTYRVFNYVFVRHFNSTVRLDVITSAGMKEAILRNSYRSVLDSAVEIPMTTVNSIEDEIMSIGPTYFSLMDDVDAYYSVNTFDIDVKNMLLSYVKAKAALSEHYVASVLKSGETILDGNLELTSQFDPDTNVLTVPLSIAPLVLKGREFFLESSTVGFVMTRFLYHVFQEKFLFSADAETEALQGVKGCLEKQYGSLEVGPFNKTLDGQRTLRENMADNVAVTVLHRAYRTSLLFYISTMDALGFQNVFLHFENLPSVSSEQLFYLMFGQSFCDPDEDTERVIDHATWAPAKYRVNVPLSNYEPFSKAFECQPGSKMNPKKKCHAL